From the genome of Lycium ferocissimum isolate CSIRO_LF1 unplaced genomic scaffold, AGI_CSIRO_Lferr_CH_V1 ctg12863, whole genome shotgun sequence:
aacactttggttaagtgaagaagatagaagaacaaggtaagaattcatctcttttatttatgttatgaaggtttgtttgtgttgtagtatgtagaaatgagtagaaattatggaaatatggaagtttgcaaagtgggtatgcatatgtatatatggccgtgtgtgtgtgtgttaatgtataagtgagatgagttgaattttatgttgtattctagttgtggttgtggtggaatttgtattggaaaatgaaagttgaatgaattttggttgaagttggaaagggagtgttggccgtatggtgcCTAGTGAGGAAatgggaatgaattaattttgtttaatatgttagttgtattgttgtgatccttatagtgtaaatgaaggtaaaatggtttaagttggcattgaaatggaatgtagaaggttatgtcattttagaatgattttatgatattatggaaacgaagttgttaaggtgcagattatgattattgttgatgaaattggaagatggaaatgtgttatgaatatgtatgttgaagattagaagtttcggatgaattatggtttcggtggaaaatttgtatattttgtaaattttgtgaatattttgtaaaatgatacGAAAACGCTTCCTAATtatattggaatgatcttggctaatatagaaatatgaaaatattgaccTTGATTTGAAAATGCAAGTTGGATTGGGAGATGTTGCgttatttggaaaagaagacaatatatgttagaatgcgtttcaattcaattgttgatgttattggcgttgttgttggtttggttgttgatatttgggccgagttgaatctcggggatgttgtatgtataggggaaatgctgcccaaattcccgTAGCCAAGTATTGGTTAAAAATTGGAATTGTAAGCCTTAtgattaatgtttggtaactatgaccatttgtagattttgagcaaatcgggacttgagtttggacaagcgaggaaggcgaataaggtatgtaaggcttaccctcttctttctttggcatgtcttagatgtaataggcttgaatacgtgactcggggaccactctaattctagaaatccgagcttgaatttgactactattcattcagaagaattgaatcaaatgcttacgaatagttgaaagaattgtttgaacacctagaacttgcatgaataggatccgattaccctaaaactctcataagcaatgtcatgaaacgtattatacgcaaattgtgtacgccgcctcatttgacccgaggtgggcccctagttTCCGAGATTTCTCCACGTTggcttaattgacttattttaagcgaTATGTAAGTACGATTTTTGACTAAGTTTCGACTATTAAAAAGTGATCGTTTTGACTAGTCCATTGAGTCCTATGATATACTTTGCCATGTACtaacgatcccaaaggttttgtcctTGATATAATTCGTCGCAACTCTGAAAGGTACGATCTATGGCTATTGCctaatttcttttaaataatcTATCACCTGAATTGTTCTTCCGAGTTTTGACAAACagtgtatgttttatattgcatatggttttctcactactctgctcgtgcgaactGTTATGACAtttttcactgcgtcccgggccagggcatgtattcgtgcaattccactgcattgttcaccgcgtccctcactagagggccggggcatgttatatatatatatatatatatatatttatgatgatgtgatgacggggaggtggccaggatggtgTATGATGATTCctctcaccgcgtccctcaccagagggccggggcacgctacacatatatacatgatgattttacttaccgcgtccctcactagagggccggggcatgttatgtatgcatatgttcatgatgatttctttaattatgatactcagtccattaatgattttgaaaaaacatgatttacgttcaaggtaagttttatgagatccggttactgtactacttttctgtcctctttatttccgtatgattcagtTATCGTGTTTactactttacatactcagtacatatttcgtactgaccccctgtcttcgggggctgcgtttcatgccgcgtgtacggATACACATTTGAGTGAGCCGCCCACTTAGGGTCCCCGTTCgcctatcttgaagagctcccttgtccgggagcccgcattttggtaGCGCCTTTTTGTTATAttcgtgtatatttgttcggggtacggcggggccccgtcccgtcatatgactttgcTACTCCGTGTAGAGGTCGCGTAGACATGTCCGTGGGTGTGGCTATATCCGTACgctatatgcacgtattgtatgtttgggcggtttattcacgcggcggccttgtcggctcgcctatatatccgtatatatggatatgttggccggtgtggcctttgttggtattttcgtgTGCGgtgtaaattttggttagtaagaaaaacagaggaaactccgcccaatttttttctaaataccGAGTTACtattttggcttttggtacgtacgggtgcccagttcgggcgctagtcacggcctacggggttgggtcgtgacacaaaggCTCAATTTGAGGAGCTCGATCACCTCAATGGAACTGAAACAAAACTTGATAGAGTACCCGGCAATCGCCTGGGCTGATGTGCATAACAAATATCAGTCGAAAATAAGAGTCGAAGACGATAAGATTTTGAGGGCCGCTTCTGTGTCCTGGCATTCTGGTAAAGGAACTGATCGTACAAGGAGAGCGGTGGATCAAGATTCCAGATCGTCCTATGACAGGTACCAGCCGTATTCGCTCGATCGAAGAGGAAATGGCCATAACACTGAATCGGGCAAAATTGATACGAGAAATGACCGAAGGAGCGATCGAGGTCCAAACCGTGGGTTGGTAAACAAAAATGTTGTCGAAAGAATTTCGGGGAACAGAGAGATTCCAAGGTTATCCGAGTACAACTTTTGCGTCGATGTAGCAACTTTAGCGGCGGCCGTTAGCCGAAACAAAGAAACAAGGCATCCGAGGCCCATCCAATCTGACCCGGAGAAGCGGGACAAAAGCCTTATTTGCAAGTATCATCATACTCACGGCCACCGGACCGAAGATTGTCGGCAGCTGAGGGAGGAGGTGGCCCGTCTGTTCAATTTGGGGCATCTTCGAGAATTCTTGAGTGAACGAGCGAAAACTCATTTTAAAAACCTGGATTCCAACAAGCTTGATAGACCGGAAGAGCCTCATCAGGTGATACATGATTATGGGTGGAACCGACGTGCCCACGGACCAGTGATGAAGCGCACGAAGATCTCCATAACGAGAGAAAAGCATGTTCGAAGCGATGATCCCGATGGTGCCATCACGTTCGATGACGAGGACATGGAAGGCATTGCCCAACCACATAATGACGCACTGGTAATCTCTATCCTTGTCAATAATGTTAGAATTAAACGTGtgctgattgatccaggtagctcggctAATATCATCCGATGGAGAGTCATCGAACAGCTGGGGCTACTAGATCAGATCGTGCCTGCCATACGAGTCCTCAATGGATTCAACATGGCATGCGAAACGACCAAAGGCGAGATCACTCTACCAATCAGCATGGCAGGAATTACGCAGCAGACGAAATTTTATGTGACAGAAGGTGATATGGGATATAATGCACTGCTGGGCAGACCGTGGATTCATCTCGTAAGAGCAGTCCCTTCGACTATGCATCAGATGTTGAAATTTCTGACCCCATAAGGTATCAAAACCGTCCGTGGTGAACAGCAGGCTGCAAAAGAAATGTTCGCGGTTGAAGAATCTGCTAAGACCGTAAAAGCTCCAGATCGGACTGAAGGGAAGAATGTCAAATAGCAATCACAGACCCCGATCCCGGAATCTTTGAAAGATCGAAACGGGGACACACTAGATGATGAGTTAAAGTTCGGAGTACTGAGAACTTTTGTGGTGTCCGATGATTCTGACGCCACCAAGTCCACCGTTAAAGAGCTCGAACAAGTGACGTTGTTTGCCCATCAGCCAGAAAGGAaagtatacctgggcacggggttaacgcCCGAGCTCAGGGATAAATTTACTGAGTTTCTAAAAATTAACTCCGATGCGTTTTgcttggtcccatttagacatgacaggtatcCCATTGGACGTGACAACACACAAGCTGAGCTTGGATCTGAGTTTTTCCCCGATCAAATAAAAGCGAAGGCCGCAACCTGAGGTAAAGCATGCGTTCGTCAAAGACGAGGTAACCAAGCTCCTTAATATAGGgtccatgtcacgacccgaactacaggccatgatgggtatccggggctaaccaccgaacaccgcttaTGCTGTTATTTATCTCATTCTCATttatactatatgctcataatcatagaaagatatcatcatttgaaacataatcacttttataaacataagcccttcggctataaaaataatatatacatgcatatacatacagaccatgggaccatgctacccacactgcgtatctacgagcctctactagagtactagacatatggacgggacaggatcccgtcgtgcccaatcatgaatatatacatatgtaccaaaagaataatcaatggtaCCTCCggataatggagtgctcacaagtcagctactagctcctatgaatcgtcaccgtctccttgcctacctgtgggcatgaacacagcgtccaaagaaaatagacgtcagtatgaacattgtactgagtatgtaaggcaggaatgaaataagcataataagaatatcgtAGGTCATGGGTAGAGGATACAACCTGCATACTCTTGAAATtgtagatacatttcatatacattcatcatacataagcacatCATGTACATTATTATAGCatatgccttatcatatcagATTTACATCATCCTGCCATATATGCATCGTAACAtcaatcatatatcatcatgtcgttaacccgcgtccgggtaaccatcatatgccgcccactagtggtgtcatgcccggccctctaggctcggtggaatcatagcatcccgccttagcggtgacatgcccggccatttaggcacggtggaatcgtatgcaacccgccttagcggtgacatgcccggccaatcaggcgcggtggaatcacatcatcatcatatatcatacatttatcatcatacatatcatatatcatcataaattcatcactatcattcaatTCATGGACATATCATGGCATCTATCACAATTCgatatcattatacatatatcaccatttcatacattagaacttggaagcaagtatagttgtgtcggggtgacataaggtcgtggacccccgacttcgttatggaacattcataagtaaACTacctcaccttggaggaacaagcataaggtgagtgtatataatgatcaacatcaatgggctacgtatagcttcattagcttagttGGAACATCATACCATGGGCTAGCGTCTCTAGACTTAGgcttgtcattatcattatcataatcgtagcctatctcttatctcgtatggctattcacaAACAATGACTCATAGTCTTCTCAAGGATGGAACATTCGTaattaaagaggaaattcacgccataggactcatgccttagaaagaaaggactagcctcacataccttcgtcgcttaactattctatcgcttgctcgttctccttgaatgcacttgttcataccttcaatggaattcgtgtcgtcattagATAAACAagcatgaaaacgtacttactaaagctagagaaatttgggcagcatttcctttatttatactactttccgccatattccatatcaactcccaacattcataacaaccatcacaatatcattagcaacaatcgtcatccattcacatgattcgtatttcatGGCTTTACTTCAATTCTTCATAATTATGGCCAACGTTCACTATCGCATTCTTTCgcatccaatgcttatttcatgttctaaatatcatttataacatatttatatcatcaacataaccatttccatgattcaactcaactaccattcaataatgacactatcctcatatttgtgacccatttcctatactcttccacaatccatgtgtttcaacctataaatacttcaaataacatgaaaaggtcatcaaactcaccttagatgatgaaggaATAGGCCTTGATTGATGATACACTTCTTGCACAAAAACcatatttcatctctcttgggttttcttgatgacttttaatgggtttccttcacttgattcacttgctttcttgttgttgatccttggtttctattgttttcttatggatgaaatatatggaaaggttctagaggtttcttgaagtgtggaggagtgaatgatgaaatgaaaatgaaatgagaaggggtcccttatataaaatgagcTCAGCCCCGACccagatatacggaccaacatacggtccgtatgttttctatgggccgtatgtctggccgtagatatGGTCCAATGAATCATGGTAtcctgggctgaatctacggttggacatacggtccatacattttatacggccagtatgtctggccgtagattgtCCAGTTttttcgagagttgtttcgtcgactcgtttgatctccgatccttatggaaccttcttaacacttgttccttacttcaataccattctaagggacgttataactctttctcaaagggtcattaagacatcattaacttaatactcgaaattcttatccgttaCACTCGACTTGCGACtcacttcccttaacaactttctttccttaactcgaatgtccttggaaatcttaattaggatcatcaaatgctatttcttacttgtccaaaccttgtatacatcatacccctcccTCGTCTATTCATTGTACGCTAACGGAAAATttcccgaggtgtaacattcttccccccttttggaacattcgtcctcgaatgttaagtcgtcggggattttagaaaaattttgccagagtttcccccataatatggcgataccatcctgtcacaacaacccataatatcattgcctcacagggccataacacaataacaatacaagttggccatacacgacccatatacataaaagtaaagcatacatacctcaaaagctcgatgtctcatcatagatctcttctgggggctgaaataagtgcggatatgtgaatttcatcttctcttccgcttcccaagtcatctcttcccgattgttatttcgccataggactttgactgaagctatttccttattccgaagtcttcgtacttgcctgtctagtatggcaataggcacttcttcataagctagcttttctgtgatctgaacatcatctattggcacaatcttcgtgggatctcccacacatttgcggagcattgaaacatggaataccggatgaactaattcaagctctgaaggcaaatctaattcatacgccacttgactcactttgcggatgattttgtagggtccaatgtatcgaggacttaactttcctttcttaccgaatctcatcacctctttcatcggtgatacttttaagaacacccaatcattaacttgaaattctaaatttcgccggcggttgtccgcataagatttttggcgactttgggctatcaataatcgatctcggatcaccttgactttttcttccgcttgttgaatcaactcggggcctattaattgcaaTTCTCCAacgtcaaaccatccaattggagatctacatttccttccatataaagcttcatacgagCCATTTGGATATCGGAATAATAGCTATTGTTGTGGCGAACTCGATTAAagtaaatggtcatcccaactaccaccaaaatctagcacacacgTCGTAGCATCCTCCAAGGTTCGTATAAGACGCCGGCTTGTCCGTCTCGCCTTGCGAatgaaatgccgtactaagccttacttgggtacctagaccttcttggaaggattttaACTTAGCTATAAACTCAGGTTCTCCGTCCGTGATAATAGCTATTGGAATAccgtgaagcctcacaatctccttaagatataaccttgcataatctttaGCTGAATATGTAGTTCGATCGGGGAGAAACGGGGtcgctttcgtcaatctatccacaatcacccatatagaatcgtacttgcctcgagagcggggaaatcctacaataaagtccatattaatcacttcccattttcacaTAGGAATTTTCATTGCTTGCAAAAATCCTCcaggcttttgatgttctacctttacttgctggcaattcggacatttggctacaaattcggctatgtctcttttcatgccatcccaccaatacatcaatttgaTATCATGGTaaatctttgtcgttcctggatgaatagaatacctggagtaatgagcttcttctagaatgcGGCGGCGTAGTTCCGCCAtatccggaacacatagcctattctggtacctgagaaccccatctactGAAACttcgaatggtgacttttcttttggaaacttcacacctttataatacttcaatttgggatcctcgtattggcgctcttttatttctgcatccaaggacgaaactgtgggattgctaatactaactcctgcatcgccGGAATCAATTATACGCACTCCAAGATTTGCTAGTTGATGGAGCTCacaaatcatttctttcttctccgagggtACTTCACATAGCTACCATTGATCGggcgactaagcgcatccgcACATATTTGCCCTTccggtggtataagatattcacatcataatctttcgcagttctaaccaccgccgccGCTACgtatttaactccttctgtttgaaaatatattggagactcttatgatctgtgtagatatcaatgtgtacgccatacaagtaatgtctccacatttttaatgcatgtataactgcggccaattcaagatcatgagttgggtagttcttttcatgttttcgcaacacttcacctcgaagcataagcaatcacttTACCGTGtcgcatcaatacacatcctagtcCAACACCTAAGCACGTAACATACAACGTAGCCATCCTACCCTTCGGAGTGTTAAACCGGAGTGGAGGTTAACCCGTCCTTCACCTTGGAAccacgctcacaagcgtcattccatcGAAACTTTATTGACTTCTCGTTAACTTCATCaacggggctgaaatagatgaaaagccctctacgaatctttcTATAACAACCGCCAAACCcgtaaaactacgaacttcgtaGCGtcataggccttggccaagtcttcacaaattttcttatttttcgaGTATCAACCCTAATACCATCATccgaaataacatggcccaagaatgtcacaaaatttagccaaaacCGCACTTTGTGAACTTTGATACAACCCCCGAGTACGAGGATTCTAAGAACAATACGTAGATCCGCATCCGTGTTCGATTCTCACAagaatacactaaaatatcatcaatgaatactatcacaaacagatctaagagagaggctcgaatacattattcattaaattcataaacaccgcttGCCACATTAGCTTTaccccaaacgacatcactcgaaattcataatggccatatttATCCGTAAAGTCATTTCAGAATATCTTCGTCAatacgacccaaccccgtaaaaTGTGACTAAAGGCCctagctgggcacccaaacacattcataactCCGAATCACTAACAAATAGCTTATGCGTATataaatatcagacgctgtctcaaaatATATCAAACAGTCTCAGGCACATctcaacac
Proteins encoded in this window:
- the LOC132042027 gene encoding uncharacterized protein LOC132042027, whose product is MELKQNLIEYPAIAWADVHNKYQSKIRVEDDKILRAASVSWHSGKGTDRTRRAVDQDSRSSYDRYQPYSLDRRGNGHNTESGKIDTRNDRRSDRGPNRGLVNKNVVERISGNREIPRLSEYNFCVDVATLAAAVSRNKETRHPRPIQSDPEKRDKSLICKYHHTHGHRTEDCRQLREEVARLFNLGHLREFLSERAKTHFKNLDSNKLDRPEEPHQVIHDYGWNRRAHGPVMKRTKISITREKHVRSDDPDGAITFDDEDMEGIAQPHNDALVISILVNNVRIKRVLIDPGSSANIIRWRVIEQLGLLDQIVPAIRVLNGFNMACETTKGEITLPISMAGITQQTKFYVTEGDMGYNALLGRPWIHLVRAVPSTMHQMLKFLTP